A genome region from Populus alba chromosome 5, ASM523922v2, whole genome shotgun sequence includes the following:
- the LOC118050452 gene encoding uncharacterized protein: protein MASKTLACLMLLALLAGSALAQAPGAAPTAPPTKSPSPAPAAPTTPPPAPTPAPSVPAPTPAPSVPAPTPATAPTTSPSSSPATPPPSPLAPGGGGPIAIPPSDTASPPSPSNADGLNRATMAGALIGVAGVWSLLM, encoded by the coding sequence ATGGCTTCCAAAACCTTGGCGTGCTTGATGCTTTTGGCTCTCTTAGCTGGTTCAGCCTTGGCTCAGGCACCAGGAGCAGCACCGACAGCTCCACCAACCAAATCACCATCTCCTGCACCCGCTGCACCTACAACTCCACCTCCCGCTCCAACTCCCGCTCCATCAGTCCCTGCTCCAACTCCCGCTCCATCAGTACCTGCTCCAACTCCTGCTACCGCTCCAACCACATCTCCTTCCTCGTCTCCAGCCACCCCACCACCTTCTCCCTTGGCCCCTGGTGGCGGCGGCCCCATAGCCATTCCTCCAAGTGACACCGCTTCTCCTCCATCTCCTTCGAACGCGGATGGCTTGAACAGAGCCACGATGGCTGGTGCTTTGATTGGAGTGGCTGGTGTGTGGTCTTTGTTGATGTAG